From Molothrus ater isolate BHLD 08-10-18 breed brown headed cowbird unplaced genomic scaffold, BPBGC_Mater_1.1 matUn_MA723, whole genome shotgun sequence, one genomic window encodes:
- the LOC118701123 gene encoding symplekin-like: protein MQQLMEQSPLPMLLMRTVIQALTMYPRLGGFVMNILSRLIMKQVWKYPKVWEGFIKCCQRTKPQGSPRCLRCISGVSGVSQVCPRCDPGVSPQVWKYPKVWEGFIKCCQRTKPQSFQVVLQLPPPQLAAVFEKCPELREPLLSHVRALTPHQQAHIPLSTMAILEATTRHEPEGTPGEEKPPKRPPSSEEEPKAKAGGGVPGGGGVGGGPPGSPPPPHPEGAPPELEPPPIFISGAEDEESSGGGGDASPPDPALEPPKDPPAGMELPQPLPHPGEAPPPSPPSSEPPPPGTQSPPPGGVPEGPCEG, encoded by the exons GATCCAGGCCCTGACCATGTACCCCCGCCTGGGGGGCTTCGTAATGAACATCCTGAGCAGGCTCATCATGAAACAG GTGTGGAAGTACCCCAAGGTGTGGGAGGGGTTCATCAAGTGCTGCCAGCGCACCAAGCCCCAGGGGTCTCCCAG gtgtctcaggtgtatctcaggtgtctcaggtgtgtcccaggtgtgtcccag GTGTGACCCAGGTGTGTCTCCGCAGGTGTGGAAGTACCCCAAGGTGTGGGAAGGGTTCATCAAGTGCTGCCAGCGCACCAAGCCCCAGTCCTTCCAGGTGGTTCTGCAGCTGCCCCCGCCCCAGCTCGCCGCCGTCTTCGAGAAATGCCCGGAGCTGCGGGAGCCCCTGCTGAGCCACGTGCGCGCCCTCACCCCGCACCAG CAAGCGCACATCCCCCTGTCCACCATGGCCATCCTGGAGGCCACCACGCGCCACGAGCCCGAGGGGACACCTGGAGAG GAGAAGCCCCCCAAGCGCCCCCCGAGCTCCGAGGAGGAGCCCAAGGCCAAGGCGGGGGGAGGGGTCCCGGGAGGGGGAGGGGTCGGGGGGGGTCCCCCCggctcccctccccccccccaccccgagGGAGCCCCCCCGGAGCTGGAGCCCCCCCCCATCTTCATCAGCGGCGCCGAGGATGAGGAGAGCTCGGGGGGGGGAGGGGACGCGTCCCCCCCGGACCCCGCCCTGGAGCCCCCCAAG gACCCCCCCGCGGGAATGGaactcccccagcccctcccccaccccggCGAGGCCccgccccccagccccccctcGTCGGAGCCGCCCCCCCCCggcacccagagccccccccCGGGGGGGGTCCCCGAGGGTCCCTGCgagggctga